A window of the Scandinavium goeteborgense genome harbors these coding sequences:
- a CDS encoding flagellar basal body P-ring protein FlgI, whose product MFKTLVGIALVLLAGFAQADRIRDLTSVQGVRQNSLIGYGLVVGLDGTGDQTTQTPFTTQTLNNMLSQLGITVPAGTNMQLKNVAAVMVTAQLPAFGRQGQNIDVVVSSMGNAKSLRGGTLLMTPLKGVDSQIYALAQGNILVGGAGASAGGSSVQVNQLNGGRITNGATIERELPSQFGAGNTVNLQLNEDDFGMAQQIADTINRRGGFGNATALDARTVQIQASSGGSNQVRMLADIQNLDVNVTPQDAKVIINSRTGSVVMNREVTLDNCAVAQGNLSVTVNRSAQVSQPDTPFAGGSTVVTPQTQIDLRQSGGAMQSIRSSANLNNVVRALNTLGASPLELMSILQSMQTAGCLRAKVEII is encoded by the coding sequence ATGTTTAAAACTCTGGTTGGCATTGCTCTGGTCCTGCTGGCGGGTTTCGCCCAGGCCGATCGCATCCGCGACCTCACCAGCGTACAGGGCGTGCGGCAAAACTCATTGATTGGCTACGGCCTGGTGGTCGGTCTCGACGGTACGGGTGACCAGACCACGCAAACGCCATTCACCACGCAAACCCTGAACAACATGTTGTCGCAGCTTGGGATAACCGTCCCGGCGGGCACCAACATGCAGCTGAAAAACGTGGCGGCGGTAATGGTCACTGCGCAGCTTCCGGCGTTTGGCCGTCAGGGGCAGAACATTGACGTCGTCGTGTCGTCGATGGGTAACGCCAAAAGTCTGCGCGGCGGTACGCTACTGATGACGCCGTTAAAAGGCGTCGACAGCCAAATTTATGCCTTAGCGCAGGGTAACATTTTGGTCGGCGGGGCGGGTGCCTCGGCGGGCGGCAGCAGCGTGCAGGTGAACCAGCTTAACGGCGGGCGTATCACCAACGGCGCAACCATTGAGCGAGAATTGCCGAGCCAGTTCGGCGCGGGCAACACCGTTAATCTACAGCTGAATGAAGACGATTTCGGCATGGCGCAGCAGATCGCTGACACCATCAACCGTCGCGGCGGCTTCGGCAATGCGACGGCACTGGATGCGCGTACCGTACAGATTCAGGCTTCAAGCGGCGGCAGCAATCAGGTGCGGATGCTGGCAGATATTCAAAACCTCGACGTGAACGTCACGCCGCAGGATGCGAAAGTGATCATCAACTCCCGTACCGGTTCGGTGGTGATGAACCGCGAAGTGACCCTCGACAACTGTGCCGTGGCGCAGGGCAATCTGTCGGTGACGGTGAACCGTTCCGCGCAGGTCAGCCAGCCGGATACGCCATTTGCCGGTGGCTCAACGGTGGTGACGCCGCAGACGCAAATCGACCTGCGTCAGAGCGGGGGCGCGATGCAGAGCATTCGTTCCAGCGCCAACCTGAACAACGTCGTTCGCGCGCTGAACACGCTGGGAGCCTCGCCACTGGAACTGATGTCGATTCTCCAGTCGATGCAAACCGCAGGTTGCCTGCGTGCCAAGGTGGAAATTATCTAA
- the flgH gene encoding flagellar basal body L-ring protein FlgH, protein MQKTSAFRYPLFVVLALTQSGCALIPSKPLVEGATTAQPVPGPVPVVNGSIFQSAQPINYGYQPLFEDRRPRNIGDTLTIQLQENVSASKSSSANASRDGKTNFGFDTVPRYLQGLFGNARADVEASGGNSFNGKGGANASNTFSGTLTVTVDQVLANGNLHVVGEKQIAINQGTEFIRFSGVVNPRTISGSNTVPSTQVADARIEYVGNGYINEAQNMGWLQRFFLNLSPM, encoded by the coding sequence ATGCAAAAAACCTCAGCGTTTCGTTATCCGCTTTTCGTGGTCCTGGCCCTGACACAGTCCGGATGCGCATTGATCCCCTCCAAGCCGCTGGTGGAAGGGGCGACAACCGCACAGCCTGTTCCTGGCCCGGTGCCGGTGGTCAATGGCTCGATTTTCCAGAGCGCCCAGCCGATTAACTACGGCTATCAGCCGCTGTTCGAAGACCGACGCCCGCGCAATATTGGCGACACGCTGACCATCCAGCTGCAAGAAAACGTCAGCGCATCCAAGAGTTCGTCGGCGAATGCCAGCCGCGATGGCAAAACCAATTTCGGCTTCGACACCGTGCCGCGCTATCTGCAGGGCCTGTTTGGCAATGCGCGCGCCGATGTGGAGGCATCTGGCGGCAACTCCTTTAACGGTAAAGGCGGTGCCAACGCCAGCAACACCTTCAGCGGAACGCTGACGGTCACCGTCGATCAGGTGCTGGCTAACGGCAACCTGCACGTGGTGGGCGAGAAACAAATCGCCATTAACCAGGGCACCGAATTCATTCGTTTCTCTGGCGTCGTGAACCCGCGCACCATCAGCGGCAGCAACACCGTGCCGTCGACCCAAGTGGCTGACGCCCGCATTGAGTACGTCGGTAACGGCTACATCAATGAAGCGCAGAACATGGGCTGGCTGCAGCGCTTCTTCCTTAACTTATCGCCGATGTAA
- the flgG gene encoding flagellar basal-body rod protein FlgG has translation MISSLWIAKTGLDAQQTNMDVIANNLANVSTNGFKRQRAVFEDLLYQTVRQPGAQSSEQTTLPSGLQIGTGVRPVATERIHTQGNLSQTDNSKDVAIKGEGFFQVLLPDGTSAYTRDGSFQVDQNGQLVTAGGFPVQPAITIPANTLSITIGRDGVVSVTQQGQTNPVQVGQLNLTTFMNDAGLESMGENLYTETQASGAPNDSTPGLNGAGLLYQGYVETSNVNVAEELVNMIQVQRAYEINSKAVSTTDQMLQKLTQL, from the coding sequence ATGATCAGTTCATTATGGATTGCCAAAACCGGCCTCGACGCCCAGCAAACCAACATGGACGTTATCGCCAACAACCTGGCGAACGTCAGCACCAACGGTTTCAAGCGTCAACGTGCGGTCTTTGAAGACCTGCTTTACCAGACCGTTCGTCAGCCGGGGGCGCAATCGTCCGAGCAGACCACGCTGCCTTCTGGCCTGCAAATCGGGACCGGTGTTCGTCCGGTCGCGACCGAGCGTATTCATACTCAGGGCAACCTGTCTCAGACCGACAACAGCAAAGACGTTGCCATCAAAGGTGAAGGCTTCTTCCAGGTGCTGCTGCCGGACGGCACGTCGGCGTACACCCGTGATGGTTCGTTCCAGGTTGATCAGAACGGTCAACTGGTAACCGCAGGCGGTTTCCCGGTGCAGCCCGCGATCACCATTCCGGCCAACACTCTGAGCATTACTATCGGGCGTGACGGCGTGGTGAGCGTGACCCAGCAAGGGCAAACCAACCCGGTGCAGGTTGGCCAGTTGAACCTGACCACCTTCATGAACGATGCGGGTCTGGAAAGCATGGGTGAAAACCTCTACACCGAAACCCAGGCGTCTGGCGCGCCGAACGACAGCACGCCGGGCCTGAATGGTGCGGGCCTGCTGTATCAGGGTTATGTCGAAACCTCCAACGTCAACGTGGCGGAAGAGTTGGTCAACATGATTCAGGTGCAGCGCGCGTATGAGATCAACAGCAAGGCGGTCTCAACCACCGACCAGATGCTGCAAAAACTCACCCAGCTGTAA
- a CDS encoding flagellar basal body rod protein FlgF, which yields MDHAIYTAMGAASQTMEMQGVTASNLANTSTPGFRAQLTALRAVPVNGETFQTRTLVTGSTPGADMTPGQLDYTARPLDVALQQDGWLAVQGADGTEGYTRNGNIQVTPGGQLTIQGNPVIGDGGGPVMVPEGSQVTIATDGTISALNPGDPANTISPVGKLKLVKAENTEVIRGDDGMFRLTAAAQATRGPVLQSDPTITLQSGVLEGSNVKPVAAMADMIASSRRFEMQMKVISSVDDNASKANQLLSLS from the coding sequence ATGGATCACGCAATATATACCGCGATGGGCGCGGCCAGCCAGACGATGGAAATGCAGGGTGTTACCGCGAGCAACCTCGCCAATACCTCCACGCCGGGCTTTCGCGCACAGCTGACTGCACTGCGCGCCGTGCCGGTCAATGGCGAAACGTTTCAGACCCGAACCCTGGTGACCGGCTCCACGCCGGGCGCCGACATGACGCCGGGTCAGCTCGACTACACCGCCCGTCCTTTGGACGTGGCGTTGCAGCAGGATGGCTGGCTGGCGGTGCAGGGCGCGGACGGTACGGAAGGCTACACCCGTAACGGTAACATTCAGGTGACGCCTGGCGGTCAGTTGACCATTCAGGGTAATCCGGTGATTGGCGACGGCGGCGGTCCGGTGATGGTGCCGGAAGGCTCGCAAGTCACCATCGCCACCGACGGCACGATTTCGGCGCTGAACCCGGGCGACCCGGCGAATACCATTTCGCCCGTCGGCAAACTGAAGCTGGTGAAGGCCGAGAATACCGAAGTGATTCGTGGTGACGACGGCATGTTCCGCTTAACGGCGGCTGCCCAGGCCACTCGCGGGCCGGTGTTGCAGTCTGACCCGACAATCACTCTGCAATCCGGCGTGCTGGAAGGCAGTAACGTCAAACCGGTGGCGGCGATGGCTGACATGATTGCCAGCTCCCGACGTTTTGAGATGCAGATGAAGGTCATTAGTAGCGTGGATGACAACGCCTCTAAAGCCAATCAACTGTTATCCCTGAGCTAA
- the flgE gene encoding flagellar hook protein FlgE, whose translation MAFSQAVSGLNAASTNLDVIGNNIANSATYGFKAGTASFADMFAGSKVGLGVKVAGITQDFNDGTTTSTGRALDVAISQSGFFRMTDANGSVYYSRNGQFKLDENRNLVNMQGLQLTGYPATGTPPTIQQGANPVGLSIPNTLMAAKATSTAAMQINLNSTDAAPTTTPFDSTNADTYNKKGTVTVFDSLGNSHDMNIYYVKNSANNWDVYTQDSSVAGATAVKQAQMQFADNGTLTGVAEYNAGGVLQPLVPGAQPEITLNLASLNGSAASDFQLSFQNSMQQNTGSNDIVATNQNGYKPGNLVSYQINDDGTVVGNYSNEQTQLLGQITLANFANNEGLQSEGDNVWSATQSSGVALLGTAGTGNFGTLTNGALEASNVDLSKELVNMIVAQRNYQSNAQTIKTQDQILNTLVNLR comes from the coding sequence ATGGCCTTTTCTCAAGCGGTCAGCGGCCTGAACGCTGCGTCCACTAACCTCGACGTGATTGGCAACAACATCGCCAACTCCGCGACCTACGGCTTTAAAGCCGGTACCGCCTCGTTCGCCGATATGTTTGCCGGTTCTAAAGTCGGCCTTGGCGTGAAAGTTGCGGGCATCACCCAGGACTTTAACGACGGCACCACCACCAGTACCGGTCGTGCGCTCGACGTGGCTATCAGCCAGAGCGGCTTCTTCCGTATGACCGATGCCAACGGCTCCGTGTACTACAGCCGTAACGGCCAGTTCAAACTGGACGAAAACCGTAATCTGGTGAACATGCAGGGTCTGCAGTTGACCGGCTATCCGGCCACTGGCACGCCGCCGACCATCCAACAGGGCGCGAACCCGGTGGGTTTAAGCATTCCGAACACCCTGATGGCGGCGAAAGCGACCTCCACGGCGGCAATGCAAATCAACCTGAACTCCACCGATGCGGCCCCGACGACCACGCCGTTCGATTCTACCAACGCGGATACCTACAACAAGAAAGGCACTGTGACGGTGTTCGACAGTCTGGGTAACTCCCACGACATGAACATCTATTACGTCAAAAACAGCGCCAATAACTGGGATGTTTACACTCAAGATTCCAGCGTCGCCGGTGCAACTGCGGTGAAACAAGCGCAGATGCAGTTTGCCGATAACGGGACCTTGACCGGCGTAGCTGAGTACAACGCGGGCGGAGTATTGCAGCCATTGGTTCCGGGCGCGCAACCGGAGATTACCCTCAATCTGGCTTCCCTGAACGGTTCCGCTGCCAGCGACTTCCAGCTGAGCTTCCAGAACTCGATGCAGCAGAACACCGGGTCGAACGACATCGTTGCCACCAACCAGAACGGCTACAAGCCGGGCAACCTGGTGAGCTACCAGATTAACGACGACGGCACCGTGGTCGGGAACTACTCCAACGAGCAAACCCAGTTGCTGGGCCAAATCACGCTGGCGAACTTCGCCAACAACGAAGGTCTGCAATCCGAAGGCGATAACGTCTGGTCGGCAACGCAGTCTTCCGGCGTGGCGCTGCTCGGCACCGCAGGCACCGGTAACTTCGGCACCCTGACTAACGGCGCGCTGGAAGCATCCAACGTCGATCTGAGTAAAGAACTGGTGAACATGATTGTCGCGCAGCGTAACTATCAGTCGAACGCGCAGACCATCAAAACCCAGGATCAGATCCTCAACACCCTGGTTAACCTGCGCTAA
- the flgD gene encoding flagellar hook assembly protein FlgD, producing the protein MSIAVNVNDPTSTGATTTATSGSLTTSNASDLQSSFLTLLVAQLKNQDPTNPMDNSQLTSQLAQISTVSGIEKLNTTLGSISGQIDNSQSLQATSLIGHGVMIPGSVVLAGSDTDGNASTTPFGVELTQAADKATATVTDASGKVIRTMDLGSLTAGVHTFTWDGTAADGSTVPDGAYNVSIAASTNGTQLVAQPLKFALVQGVTKGSSGNLLDLGTYGTTTLDEVRQII; encoded by the coding sequence ATGTCTATTGCCGTGAATGTAAATGACCCGACCAGCACCGGCGCGACCACCACCGCGACCAGTGGCAGTCTCACCACCAGTAACGCGTCGGACCTGCAAAGCAGCTTCCTGACGCTGCTGGTGGCTCAGCTGAAAAACCAGGACCCGACCAACCCAATGGACAACAGTCAGCTGACCTCTCAGCTGGCGCAGATCAGCACCGTCAGCGGGATTGAGAAACTCAACACCACGCTCGGGTCTATCTCCGGACAAATTGATAACAGCCAGTCTTTACAGGCCACCTCGCTGATTGGTCACGGGGTGATGATCCCAGGCTCCGTGGTACTGGCCGGTTCGGACACTGACGGCAATGCCAGCACTACGCCGTTTGGCGTTGAGCTGACCCAGGCTGCCGACAAAGCCACCGCGACCGTCACCGACGCCAGCGGCAAAGTGATCCGCACGATGGATCTCGGCAGCCTGACCGCAGGCGTTCACACCTTTACCTGGGATGGTACTGCCGCCGATGGCTCTACCGTCCCGGACGGCGCATATAACGTCTCGATTGCCGCCAGCACCAACGGCACACAGCTGGTGGCTCAGCCACTTAAGTTCGCGCTGGTGCAAGGGGTTACGAAGGGAAGCAGCGGTAATCTGCTGGATCTCGGAACGTATGGCACCACCACGCTCGACGAAGTTCGTCAGATTATTTAA
- the flgC gene encoding flagellar basal body rod protein FlgC, producing MALLNIFDVAGSALTAQSKRLNVAASNLANADSVTGPDGQPYRAKQVVFQVDAPTGAATGGVKVADVVESQDPFKLVYQPGNPLADAKGYVKMPNVDVVEEMVNTMSASRSYQANVEVLNTVKSMMLKTLTLGQ from the coding sequence ATGGCTCTACTGAATATTTTTGACGTTGCCGGTTCGGCGCTGACGGCGCAGTCCAAACGCCTGAACGTTGCCGCCAGTAACCTCGCCAACGCCGATAGCGTCACCGGCCCGGACGGTCAGCCGTACCGCGCCAAGCAGGTGGTGTTCCAGGTTGATGCGCCAACAGGGGCAGCGACCGGCGGCGTAAAAGTGGCCGATGTGGTGGAAAGTCAGGACCCGTTCAAGCTGGTGTACCAGCCGGGCAATCCGCTGGCGGACGCGAAAGGCTACGTGAAGATGCCGAACGTCGATGTGGTGGAGGAAATGGTCAACACCATGTCTGCTTCCCGCAGCTACCAGGCCAACGTTGAAGTACTCAACACCGTCAAGAGCATGATGCTCAAAACGCTGACCCTCGGTCAGTAA
- the flgB gene encoding flagellar basal body rod protein FlgB, whose protein sequence is MLDKLDAALRFQQEALNLRAQRQEILASNIANADTPGYQARDVDFASELKKVMDRGRAETSSVSLTLTSERHIPAQAMSAPSVDLMYRVPDQPSMDGNTVDMDRERTQFADNSLQYQTGLTVLGGQIRSMMTVLQGN, encoded by the coding sequence ATGCTCGATAAACTCGACGCCGCGCTACGTTTTCAACAGGAAGCGTTGAACCTGCGCGCCCAGCGTCAGGAAATCCTGGCCTCAAACATTGCTAACGCCGATACCCCGGGGTATCAGGCGCGCGATGTCGATTTTGCGTCAGAACTGAAAAAAGTGATGGATCGCGGGCGCGCGGAAACCAGCAGCGTGTCACTGACGTTGACCTCCGAGCGCCATATTCCAGCCCAGGCGATGTCCGCCCCTTCTGTAGACCTGATGTATCGGGTACCTGACCAGCCATCAATGGACGGTAACACCGTCGATATGGACCGGGAGCGCACGCAATTCGCCGACAACAGCCTGCAATACCAGACCGGTCTGACCGTGCTGGGAGGGCAAATCCGCAGCATGATGACCGTGCTACAGGGGAACTAA
- the flgA gene encoding flagellar basal body P-ring formation chaperone FlgA — protein sequence MRNLKSTLTLAFALLSPAVMAQDLTQQLTDFFSHRLAGFSDSVVVNVRSPASQLPQCEQPAFTVMGNVRLWGNQTVVAQCATEKKYIQVMVEATGNYVVAAQSVPRGAVLQPGSVTLKRGRLDQLPPRTMLDINQAQDAVTLRDLAPGQAIQLSMLRQSWRVKAGQKVQVIASGDGFSVNGEGQALNNAAVAQNARVRMPSGQVVSGQVDSDGNILINL from the coding sequence ATGCGAAACCTGAAGAGCACCCTTACGCTGGCGTTTGCGCTCCTGAGCCCGGCGGTCATGGCACAGGATCTCACCCAGCAGCTGACGGATTTTTTCAGTCACCGTCTCGCTGGCTTCAGTGATTCAGTGGTGGTAAACGTGCGCAGCCCTGCCTCGCAGCTGCCGCAGTGTGAACAGCCTGCATTTACCGTGATGGGCAACGTCCGTCTGTGGGGAAATCAGACCGTGGTGGCGCAGTGCGCAACGGAAAAAAAATACATTCAGGTGATGGTTGAAGCGACGGGAAATTACGTGGTGGCTGCGCAGTCTGTGCCACGCGGTGCGGTCCTGCAACCCGGCAGCGTCACGCTGAAACGTGGGCGTCTCGACCAGTTGCCGCCGCGCACCATGCTTGATATAAACCAGGCGCAGGATGCGGTGACACTGCGTGACCTGGCACCCGGGCAGGCGATTCAGCTGTCGATGTTACGCCAGTCCTGGCGCGTAAAAGCCGGGCAAAAAGTCCAGGTCATTGCCAGTGGCGATGGCTTTAGCGTTAATGGCGAAGGCCAGGCGTTAAACAATGCCGCCGTCGCCCAAAACGCGCGTGTCAGAATGCCGTCAGGCCAGGTGGTGAGCGGTCAGGTGGATTCGGATGGGAATATTCTGATTAATCTATAA
- the flgM gene encoding flagellar biosynthesis anti-sigma factor FlgM yields MSIDRTSPLKPVNAVQPREPNEAQAQKARLDTSSTANSTNVTLSEAQSSLMQPRNSDINMERVEAMKTAIRNGELKMDTGKIADSLISDTQSWLQQSK; encoded by the coding sequence ATGAGCATTGATCGTACATCGCCCCTGAAGCCCGTTAACGCCGTCCAGCCGCGTGAGCCGAACGAAGCCCAGGCGCAGAAAGCCCGTCTGGACACATCGTCGACCGCGAACAGCACTAACGTGACGCTGAGCGAAGCGCAATCGAGCCTGATGCAACCGCGCAATAGCGACATTAATATGGAGCGCGTCGAGGCAATGAAAACCGCTATCCGTAACGGTGAGCTGAAAATGGATACCGGCAAAATTGCCGATTCGTTGATTTCGGATACCCAGAGCTGGCTGCAGCAGAGTAAATAA
- the flgN gene encoding flagella biosynthesis chaperone FlgN, which produces MSSRLSEILDHMTVILNSLKEVMDAEQQQLSAGSVNSSALQRITEEKSSLLATLDYLEKQRRLEQEAQRCANDDVAERWQTITEKTQHLRDLNQHNGWLLEGQIERNQQALQVLKPHQEPTLYGKDGQTSSTPRGGKKFSV; this is translated from the coding sequence ATGAGTAGTCGTCTGTCAGAAATACTGGATCATATGACAGTCATCCTGAACTCGCTGAAAGAGGTGATGGATGCCGAACAGCAACAGCTCTCCGCGGGCAGCGTAAACAGTAGCGCCCTGCAGCGTATTACCGAAGAGAAAAGCTCGTTGCTGGCCACGCTGGATTATCTGGAAAAACAGCGCCGCCTGGAGCAGGAAGCGCAGCGCTGTGCCAATGATGACGTCGCAGAACGCTGGCAGACCATTACTGAAAAGACCCAGCATTTGCGCGACCTCAATCAGCACAACGGCTGGCTACTGGAAGGCCAGATTGAGCGTAACCAGCAGGCGTTGCAGGTGCTAAAACCGCATCAGGAACCGACGCTGTACGGTAAAGATGGTCAAACCTCGTCTACCCCACGCGGTGGCAAGAAGTTCTCCGTTTAA
- the murJ gene encoding murein biosynthesis integral membrane protein MurJ, with protein sequence MNLLKSLAAVSSMTMFSRVLGFARDAIVARVFGAGVATDAFFVAFKLPNLLRRIFAEGAFSQAFVPILAEYKSKQGEDATRVFVSYVSGLLTLALAVVTVIGMIAAPWVITLTAPGFANTPDKFALTSQLLRITFPYILLISLASLVGAILNTWNRFSVPAFAPTFLNVSMIGFALFAAPYFNPPVLALAWAVTVGGVLQLFYQLPHLKKIGMLVLPRVNLKDAGSMRVVKQMGPAILGVSVSQISLIINTIFASFLASGSVSWMYYADRLMEFPSGVLGVALGTILLPSLSKSFASGNHQEYNRLMDWGLRLCFLLAVPSAVALGILAKPLTVALFQYGKFTAFDASMTQRALVAYSVGLVGLIVLKVLAPGFYSRQNIKTPVKIAIVTLIMTQLMNLAFIGPLKHAGLSLSIGLAACLNASLLYWQLRKQKIFTPEPGWGRFLSRLIVAVVVMAAALLGMMYIMPEWSQGTMPFRIMRLMVVVVAGVVAYFATLLVLGFRVKEFARRTA encoded by the coding sequence ATGAACCTATTAAAATCGCTGGCGGCCGTCAGCTCAATGACCATGTTTTCTCGCGTGCTGGGCTTTGCACGCGATGCCATAGTGGCAAGGGTTTTTGGGGCGGGAGTCGCGACGGATGCCTTTTTTGTGGCGTTCAAACTGCCAAACCTGCTGCGCCGCATCTTTGCGGAAGGCGCGTTTTCTCAGGCGTTCGTACCCATTCTTGCGGAATACAAAAGTAAGCAGGGCGAAGATGCGACCCGCGTTTTCGTCTCGTATGTCTCCGGGTTATTAACCCTCGCGCTGGCGGTGGTGACCGTCATCGGGATGATCGCCGCACCGTGGGTTATCACCCTGACCGCGCCCGGTTTTGCCAATACGCCGGATAAGTTTGCCTTAACCAGCCAGCTGCTGCGCATTACCTTCCCGTATATTCTGCTTATCTCACTGGCGTCGCTGGTGGGGGCAATTCTGAATACCTGGAACCGCTTCTCGGTTCCGGCTTTTGCGCCAACGTTCCTGAATGTCAGCATGATCGGTTTTGCGCTGTTTGCCGCACCGTATTTTAATCCACCGGTGCTGGCGCTGGCGTGGGCAGTCACCGTCGGCGGCGTGCTGCAATTGTTCTATCAGCTGCCGCACCTGAAAAAAATCGGCATGCTGGTGTTGCCGCGCGTTAACCTGAAAGATGCCGGTTCAATGCGGGTAGTGAAGCAAATGGGCCCGGCGATCCTCGGGGTTTCCGTCAGCCAGATTTCACTGATCATCAACACCATTTTCGCCTCGTTCCTGGCCTCGGGTTCGGTATCGTGGATGTACTACGCTGACCGCCTGATGGAGTTCCCGTCCGGCGTGCTGGGCGTGGCGCTCGGCACGATCCTGCTGCCGTCGCTCTCCAAAAGTTTTGCCAGCGGCAACCACCAGGAATACAACCGCCTGATGGACTGGGGCCTGCGCCTTTGTTTCCTGCTGGCGGTTCCGAGCGCGGTAGCGCTGGGCATTCTGGCTAAACCGCTGACCGTGGCGCTGTTCCAGTACGGCAAATTCACCGCCTTTGATGCGTCGATGACCCAGCGCGCGCTGGTGGCGTACTCAGTAGGTCTGGTGGGGCTGATTGTGCTGAAAGTCCTGGCTCCGGGCTTCTATTCCCGTCAGAACATCAAAACGCCGGTCAAGATTGCGATTGTTACCCTCATCATGACGCAGCTGATGAACCTGGCGTTTATCGGCCCGTTGAAACACGCCGGTCTTTCGCTGTCGATTGGTCTGGCGGCGTGCCTGAATGCCAGCCTGCTTTACTGGCAGCTGCGTAAGCAAAAAATCTTCACCCCGGAACCGGGCTGGGGCCGTTTCCTCAGCCGCCTGATTGTCGCCGTTGTGGTGATGGCTGCGGCGCTGTTGGGGATGATGTATATCATGCCAGAGTGGTCTCAGGGCACTATGCCGTTCCGCATTATGCGTCTGATGGTTGTCGTCGTGGCGGGTGTCGTGGCGTACTTCGCCACGCTGCTGGTGCTGGGTTTCAGAGTGAAAGAGTTTGCGCGCCGTACGGCGTAA
- a CDS encoding Gfo/Idh/MocA family protein, producing the protein MTAKLRIGVVGLGGIAQKAWLPVLSAATDWTLQAAWSPGREKAQRVCETYRIPLADSLAHLASQCDAVFVHSSTATHYAVVSELLNAGVHVCVDKPLADKLSDAVRLIELAEKKKLTLMVGFNRRFAPLYQELKANLADGASLRMDKHRTNSVGPNDLRFTLLDDYLHVVDTALWLTGGNPQLSGGLLQTTEQGEMLYAEHHFSLPQMQITTSMHRRAGSQREWVQAVTDGGLIDITDMRDWREERGAGVIVRPASGWQTTLEQRGFAGCARHFIECVQNQTVPQTAGEQAIAAQRIVEKLWQEAMTE; encoded by the coding sequence GTGACCGCGAAACTTCGAATTGGCGTGGTGGGCCTCGGTGGCATCGCGCAAAAAGCGTGGCTGCCGGTGCTGAGCGCCGCAACAGACTGGACGCTACAGGCGGCCTGGTCGCCGGGGCGTGAAAAAGCGCAGCGCGTGTGCGAAACGTACCGCATTCCACTGGCGGATTCGCTGGCGCATCTGGCGTCCCAATGCGATGCGGTATTCGTGCACAGCTCAACCGCCACGCATTATGCAGTGGTCAGCGAACTGCTGAACGCTGGCGTTCACGTCTGCGTTGATAAACCGCTGGCGGACAAACTCAGCGATGCGGTGCGCCTGATTGAACTGGCCGAGAAGAAAAAGCTCACGCTGATGGTCGGCTTTAACCGTCGGTTTGCGCCGCTGTATCAGGAACTGAAAGCCAATCTGGCCGATGGCGCATCGTTGCGAATGGACAAGCACCGGACCAACAGCGTCGGGCCAAACGATCTGCGATTCACCCTGCTGGATGATTATCTGCACGTCGTAGATACCGCCTTATGGCTGACGGGCGGTAACCCGCAACTGAGCGGCGGTTTACTGCAAACCACTGAACAGGGCGAAATGCTGTATGCCGAGCACCATTTCAGCCTGCCGCAGATGCAAATTACCACCAGTATGCATCGCCGGGCGGGCAGCCAGCGTGAGTGGGTCCAGGCCGTGACCGACGGCGGTCTGATCGACATTACCGATATGCGCGACTGGCGGGAAGAGCGGGGCGCGGGCGTGATTGTGCGTCCGGCATCCGGCTGGCAAACCACCCTCGAACAGCGAGGTTTTGCGGGCTGCGCGCGTCACTTTATCGAATGCGTGCAAAATCAGACGGTTCCGCAAACCGCCGGTGAGCAGGCGATCGCCGCCCAGCGCATTGTCGAAAAGCTGTGGCAGGAGGCCATGACTGAGTAA